The DNA region AGTTCGCTGCCAGGATGGACCGCTACCTCCTTACAAAAACTCTAACTGCTCCACCCGATGAAAGCAACCTAAGTCCCAGGCCgtcaccaacaccaccaccagcaaGCAAAATAAAGACGAATAAGACGGCAAAGGAAGTTGCGGCTTTAACtattgaaaaatggaaaatagactGGCTTGGTGTCGAATAAATGAAGAAGACGACTCTCCTCTACTGCAAGGCATGCAGGGCTCACCCACCCAAAAATAGCCTGGAACCGCGAAAAAGTAATCACGACTTTATCAAAGGAAGCGAACAGGTCAAAAAAGTGTTCGGCTCATCGGCACCAAGCCAGCAAACATAATCGATTTGCTTATGATAAGTAATATTAATGCTAACGCTAGTGTCTTTTGTCTGGCACGTTAGCCAATACAGTGTTAGTAATTTGGCTAACTAATGTTAATTTTAATACATATACGTGGGTCTTGCCGACCGGTGGGGTGTTCATTGCAGTTTTACAGAGGCTGTTTTATACTCTCATCACATATATTCTCACTTTTTTAAACAGATATACCGTATTATAGCTGTAAAGGAGATCCGTCACTAAGCcacctttgctttttttttttttttcactgaacaAGACCGGCATAATGCCACCGTGTGTGCAGCATGACGTGTAACACAATAGCGTCAGCTCCCTGTCCAGCCATTCTAGCTATCCcgaagcttcacacagacgtCCATCCGACTATGACTACCTACGTAGCCGACTTATTGGAGGAGCAACTCTGCCCCCCACTGCGTGTCcataccttttatacagaacagcgGGGCGGAATAAAGGCGCAGCATTCccgccttgaacaggctgtgtaaaaaaAGGGCAGCAACTAACATTAATGGGCTCGGTGCATCGAGTGAAATGAGCTTTTATTCCCAAATCTAGAACATATTTTTTACTAACCAATGAGGCAGTGCTGGATAATCGAGTctattatgttattttcatcatgtcatTGTGGTCAAAACCTAAGCAAGGATAAATTTGGATACGAAATAAAGAATGCTAAAAAAACTTCAGCTGAAGGCATTTCCAGAACTGCATCAATAAAGAAGGAATATTACACTCGTTTAGGCTCTTTTGACAGTACTTGTAGCTACTAGACTGTAATATTGTAAAACTGAGGCATACAACGCATCAGACCCACAATGACAACGGTAGACTGGCTTTGACTTGTAGGAGGTTTGAATATGACGTTATCCCCCCAACCAGAACTTTTGGTCAATTTAATTAGATCAAACCAATTAAATATCGTCATGATCTCAAGATCATTATGTTATGTTGTCATCTAGTGGTTTATACTGAGGGTTCAACCTAAATAAAACCTTAGTTGTTGAAAGGAAATTGATGCATTAATTTGCTTTTCATGTGCTTATTATTGTAGTTAGAACATGAAGACAATTATTACAAATGAGACGGTGTTTACTGAGGAGGTTTTGGTTACACAAGGTGAtgattactgtatttattttaatctgcgCTCATTTCACGTTAAAACCAGCAACTTTATGCACTAATTACTATTTTTGCCCCCAAAATTTAGTAAATGCCCCAGTGGGGGCAAaagttgccccccccccccaattttttttaaatttcctacACTGCCCTGTACACACATGCTAGAATAATCCAGCATCATTTGCATACCTTACATGCACAATACCTAAACATGTTTAACCAGAGGAACTGCCCTTAATTAATCCCAGTCATACTAATATACGTTAATATACAGTTTACagtatataatttatttatattactaTATGTGCTATGTATGAAGGCATTTTAGTAATAGAATAGAACACTTCTCCGAAAGCACGGAAATATTAATAAGAGTCTTATTTGCCTTTTAAACTTaaataatgaggaaaaaatatGCTTGTCACTGAGCATAAGGTCAttaatatatagttatatataacTCTTTATACTTTTCCACACACCATGCAAACTTTTAACTGTAAAAGATGCACACATGATGTCCAACCAGACCAGTGTTTCATTTAGAGGGTATGACAAAGATGAACTTGATAAATGCTGACACTGTCAGCGTAATGATCTTGCATTTTCTATTGGATTGTATTTGATCTAATTTATGTACAATCTGTAGGCGATAAATATCAGGGTCTCACCtgaatgtattttctctgcGTCTCATCATTGAGAACGTGGGCCACGTGTTTGGAGAAGATCTTTTCTCGCCCAGTACGGGCATGGATACCCACCATGGTCACACCAATAGGCCAGGGAGCATTTCCAATGGCCATCTGCAGATATGCATCATTTGCCTGGAAAAATGGTGCAAAGTTGTTAAAACATGTAGCTGTGgatttgtaataataaaaaggaaCTAACAGTCGAAAACACAATTTTCAGATCTTGACAAACCTTGACATATTCCCTCTCCAACATGAATTTAATGATGTCTGTGATTGACTCTTTGATGTCAGCTGGTAAACTCTGAAAGACATgatggtaaaataaaaatgattagagataaaaaaaaaaaagcacaccaCATGAATCACATCCCTCGGGCCCTTCTCAACAAATGTTACCTTCTTCCTGAGCTTCCTGAAGAGAGGTTTGAGGTAAGACTCAGTCTGTGAGTGGGTGGCGCTGGCCAGCTTGCCCTGAACACTGCGCTTCACGTGGTCCTCTCGGCTGTTCAGATCTTTGGCCCAAACACCAAGAAGAAacttaaataaaacaggaaatatggTTATTAACAAAATATTCCCAAGAGTTGCAATGGTGACAGACAGTACAACTACTTATTATTTATTCCTGGCTGGTGGCGATAAATGCAtcacataaaacatcataacATCAAAATAACTGACGGACAACAACATGAATAGTAGCAACACTAgttgtgtaaaaaaatgttatccAACAGCTCCTTCTAGATCAAAGGCAGAGCAGGGTTTTCTTGCCTTACCCTCAAAAACTTGTCAATAACATCCTGGTCTCCATGATCATCTCCTGTTCCCAGGGTTTTGCCAAGAGCCTAAGGAGAAATTATGTATTAGAGAAAAACTGAGTCATAACCTTAACTTACTAAAGCTGAAAATGGATATTTTACATAACTGATAAAGATTCATGATCAGTGTGCAGCTGTGATTCATGTGAACTTTTAAACAATATTCTAGTGAGTTGAACATTAGTAAATAGTCATGAAAATACCCAAAACTGAAAGAAAGCTTCTTAATAATCTGGGCCCATTCCTCTTCACTGACACTGTGCAGTTTACAATATACCTCCAGTTCTTCTATAGTGGTGTTTTCTTCGTGCACTTTCAAGTCGTGCTGCGTGTCCAATTCTCCTGACTCTGTTCCCCCGACAATCTCATTCAGGTACTGCTGGTCGATCTTATCCATGGCTGCCTTCAGATCATTCCTCAAACCCTAGACACAGAGGCAGCGGCAAAGATCAAAACAGTATCAATCAGCATATCAGCAAAATAACACCATTAAAAAGAATCACATGAAAAAGAAATTCCGCCTTTCTTCAACTCATGAACATGTGAATAactgtgatgtgaaaataaaactcaGCTTCACTACTTTACAGAACTTATCGGGGGTTTATTGAGCACATGATTCTGTAAGGTGACAGCTCATAGAAAGATACATGTGTATAGAGTGCATGTTAACAAGAAGGTGCGAATGGTAATGACACACATATTTTCCAACAAAGAGGGAGCGGTATTGAGTTATTCCTAAATAGGATGGACTTGATTCAGCCAACTCCCAAGAAACCCTCAGTCCTACCTTGTTTACTTCCGGGGTCAGAATCTCAATCTTTCTGAGTCTCTGGAAGGCATCATAGTCAGACTCTCCGAACAGTCGGATTGGTTCCCCTCGTTCTCTCAGCCGCCGAATTACCTACACAAGCAAAGTCACATTTAATATGTTatatgtaaagaaaataatagagAGGGATGTCTTAATATTTTGCATTAACTCACCTCCTGTCGTGACAGTGTCATTGGCAGCTTCTCTTCTGTCAGTTCCAGTTCTAACACTGGATTAGCTGAGGTGGATGGctcatcttcctcctttttATCAATCTTCAGGAGAACATGGAGGGAACAGAAATACACTTAAGTTAAACCTGCAATACGAAACTTTTACATATCAATTAAAGTCAGATACAAacaagcccttgccaaatgagttcacacaatgctgattaagcctatcaccaccagataaatctctctgtatttcacagtataccgGAGTTCTTAATCTGGTgtcgggtttgacattcccacaCTGGCTGaatgaatgcatactgcacatgcCAACTAACTTCCAGAttgctctctgctaacttgaatagggataaaataattttaattgtgcagctcttctagactttccaaaggttattggaccaaatggatcaaattctggtagtgaaacgagtcatttcgcaggggttgtgtgacactcaaattAATTTATCCACCATTGTACAGTGGCAACAGTAGCAACGGAGAAGGCTACGGCGGAGCCTGCGATGTAAGCACGTCAACAgggtttttgtaattactctcactgccagaaggggaaGACAAAATCCCGCACTCCTCTCCAATGTCTTCTTGAGATGTGACTTCAGGATGTGTGTCACTATATCAAAGTGGATTGCACATATTCACATACCTATCGTACCTGCAGTTACCTAATAACTTACCAATAAAAGCAAGTGTATAGAGTATTACAATTAATCTCCtaacttttattttcatgctgGCTGCACCACCAAAGCCTAATCACCGGCAAACATACTATTTTAACAGTATGAAGTACTGCAATAGGAAATTCAAAGTACGCTACCAGCTCATGCTTTCATAGGCGCATGCATCTCGGCACTCTTAGATTGTGGTTTAAGGAGCACAATCTATAAGAAACTGATGCCAAAAAGCCTTCCAAACAAACAACGGCCTTTGCTCAAATAAACACAGTGCACTGCATGTGTGCAAAGAGCAGTAAGTCTGACATCTTAAGCCTTgcacaaagtaaaacaaaaatgctgttttccaTTGAGCAACTGTTACAAGGCAATGCAAACTAGTGACACAACACCAGGAAAAACTCAGAGTTGGTCTAAATAATAAAGCTGTTGTCACAgattaaatgcaaaacaaaagcgTAGCTCGATAACAGAAGTATTTTCTATTTCAGTTCAGTATCCCATGCTGAAATCCACACCGAGGCTGTGCCCCTGTTTGGCTTTGTGGCTTCCTTTCCTTGTCCCCTTGCTTTTTGGCTGGTGATTGTTGCAGAGTTTGTAAGATATTTCTGGTCCAGCATATAGTCCATGTGTCATAGTGGTTGCAGCATATATAAATGAATTGTTAAAAGCATAAATATAGACAATGGTGGAGTATTGGAAACATGAGGTGGTTCACCATATTCACACCAACTGTTTGTACAACACAAAAATCCATAAATAGACTAAACTTATTATGCACAGTAAGCAGAGGAGAGCTGGTGAAAATTCCACTTCTAAAAGCCTTGTATCAAATTACTATATGTTTTCAGATTGATTGAGTTGCCTGATTGCGCCTAGGAAATTAAGACGTCTCCACCatgttatttttgcttttatgttcACTGGTCTCAGTGAGTGAACTTTGAAGAGGGGTGCCAAGGAAGCGGAAGCTTTTGGGACACAGTGTGTTTTATCCTTTCATCATGCATCCTGTCAGCTACTTTCACTGTGCAATCCCATACCTGGCTCTCAGGAGGCTCTCTCTGAACCTACAGATGCAGGCAGCAGAGGCAGGTTGGGGAGAAACAGCACAGtaaacacagatacaaacactaATGTACACCTAAGCAATGCCtgagcttt from Thunnus albacares chromosome 7, fThuAlb1.1, whole genome shotgun sequence includes:
- the prpf18 gene encoding pre-mRNA-splicing factor 18 isoform X1, which gives rise to MDILKAEIARKRKLLEEKQLVDDSKKFFKRSDLARKEQEDYFRRCGYKVQREPPESQIDKKEEDEPSTSANPVLELELTEEKLPMTLSRQEVIRRLRERGEPIRLFGESDYDAFQRLRKIEILTPEVNKGLRNDLKAAMDKIDQQYLNEIVGGTESGELDTQHDLKVHEENTTIEELEALGKTLGTGDDHGDQDVIDKFLRFLLGVWAKDLNSREDHVKRSVQGKLASATHSQTESYLKPLFRKLRKKSLPADIKESITDIIKFMLEREYVKANDAYLQMAIGNAPWPIGVTMVGIHARTGREKIFSKHVAHVLNDETQRKYIQGLKRLMTICQKHFSTDPSKCVEYNAL
- the prpf18 gene encoding pre-mRNA-splicing factor 18 isoform X2, translating into MDILKAEIARKRKLLEEKQLVDDSKKFFKRSDLARKEQEDYFRRCGYKIDKKEEDEPSTSANPVLELELTEEKLPMTLSRQEVIRRLRERGEPIRLFGESDYDAFQRLRKIEILTPEVNKGLRNDLKAAMDKIDQQYLNEIVGGTESGELDTQHDLKVHEENTTIEELEALGKTLGTGDDHGDQDVIDKFLRFLLGVWAKDLNSREDHVKRSVQGKLASATHSQTESYLKPLFRKLRKKSLPADIKESITDIIKFMLEREYVKANDAYLQMAIGNAPWPIGVTMVGIHARTGREKIFSKHVAHVLNDETQRKYIQGLKRLMTICQKHFSTDPSKCVEYNAL